Proteins encoded together in one Penicillium digitatum chromosome 1, complete sequence window:
- a CDS encoding Spo7-like protein, producing MASPLDQMVKGAPTPDARASLTPEPLNSSRSSQARRSGSSPQRPSTPDPLAHLPSSPPQIYLNLLILETSLRAQYLALRERRRQNTFFLLLLAAWLAHFSYALFLRPREDGRGVGGSVYWVVEMAERVALLGGVVTALLVWGTGQWERGIRWPRRWLAVSNRGLRVMNTKIIIIRGPFWQELLSYISFLFPFSVPFLPSPTGNYHFVEQSLSDRRAGGGRQHYQQYYNRTYTESGLVEEDLSPGGDCIRLLLLPKSFSPEFRENWDNYRTDFWEKENERRAQLRLKLRERKHHLAQTDEGWLNRLGLGWRASQRRRMVAGTLHRSIEPDLKHRLGHGHHSSTKPNQEQRGTSSRRNARSESNSRTSSRSTTPVDTGIEDRPPSRSSTSSRPRRGSTASGQDASPQQRKRKGSTLRPGLSPLMQAQIREGVRTLSFSSDDSVLPMGMIEKNKEEAISNSVPGL from the coding sequence ATGGCTTCACCTTTAGACCAGATGGTCAAGGGTGCCCCAACACCGGATGCTCGTGCCTCATTAACCCCAGAGCCGTTGAACTCCTCACGATCATCTCAAGCTCGCCGTTCAGGTTCCTCCCCTCAACGTCCTTCGACGCCAGACCCGCTGGCACACCTACCCTCCTCCCCGCCCCAGATCTACCTAAACCTCTTAATACTCGAAACCTCGCTGCGAGCCCAATATCTGGCCCTGCGCGAGCGTCGCCGCCAGAACACGTTCTTCCTACTTCTACTAGCCGCTTGGCTTGCTCATTTTTCATATGCCCTTTTCCTTCGCCCACGTGAAGATGGCCGCGGGGTCGGCGGCTCTGTCTACTGGGTCGTGGAGATGGCGGAGAGAGTCGCCCTGCTCGGCGGGGTGGTTACCGCACTGCTCGTTTGGGGCACAGGGCAATGGGAACGAGGAATCAGATGGCCTCGGCGCTGGCTCGCTGTCTCCAATCGCGGCCTGCGAGTGATGAACACCAAGATCATTATCATCCGTGGCCCCTTCTGGCAGGAGCTACTGTCCTACATTTCATTCCTGTTCCCGTTTTCCGTCCCATTCTTACCCTCCCCAACTGGAAACTACCATTTTGTGGAGCAGAGCCTCTCGGATAGGCGCGCTGGTGGTGGTCGGCAGCACTATCAACAGTACTACAACCGCACCTACACCGAGTCCGGCTTGGTAGAAGAAGACCTCAGCCCGGGAGGCGACTGCATCCGTCTCCTCCTGCTACCCAAGTCCTTCTCCCCTGAATTTCGCGAAAACTGGGACAATTACCGTACAGACTTCTGGGAGAAGGAAAATGAGCGTCGCGCCCAGCTACGTCTCAAACTACGCGAGCGGAAGCACCACCTCGCCCAAACAGATGAAGGCTGGCTCAACCGACTCGGGCTTGGCTGGCGCGCCTCCCAACGCCGCCGCATGGTCGCAGGAACCCTACACCGCTCAATCGAGCCGGATTTGAAACACCGCCTAGGCCACGGCCACCACTCCTCTACGAAACCCAACCAGGAACAACGTGGTACCTCCTCCCGCCGCAATGCTCGCTCCGAGTCCAATTCCCGTACCTCATCCCGCAGCACCACCCCCGTCGACACCGGCATCGAAGACCGTCCCCCCTCTCGCTCTTCCACTTCGAGTCGGCCTCGCCGCGGAAGCACTGCCTCTGGACAGGACGCGAGCCCGCAGCAGCGGAAACGAAAGGGCTCGACGCTTCGGCCGGGCCTGTCGCCTCTCATGCAGGCGCAGATCAGAGAGGGTGTAAGGACCTTGTCCTTCTCATCGGACGACTCTGTGTTGCCTATGGGTATGATTGAGAAGAATAAAGAGGAGGCTATATCAAATTCCGTTCCGGGATTGTAA
- a CDS encoding Alpha/beta hydrolase, putative, translating into MASESLNSSHEDVHGRHQRPGENNPERTSGSPHATQAAGAAAARAFFPLGYREGFSQWWARIPAAAAEHKVLSYLPYLHHQPPTHLQTGKTTELPNGTTPISLESADPNQLGEVTTNSLDDPYGPRRWRSSMVELSGKDRALNEFSVERIGEESDQHLVMLHGYGAGLGFFYKNFEPLSRLKGWQLHALDMLGMGRSTRPSFKIKAKEREDAIREAEAWFVDALEEWRIKRKIDRFTLLGHSLGGYMAVAYALKYPGHLNKLILASPVGIPEDPYAIAADVAEPPASTLSNELTQDERDITSSAAIPGTAPKAADGSFITGRQPLSAGSVPPPAPRRNLPKWFSYLWDANISPFSLVRWAGPLGPRLVSGWTSRRFSHLPAEEAKALHDYSYSIFSLRGSGEYALAYILAPGAFARSPLIHRVHGLGRQLIHPVAAATTSSTPSDKEPAPTAATSSEFLAPARRENGLPVVFMYGDHDWMDVSGGHAAAAKLEEEKRKVLEKATPEEQRADEGSSRVVVVNKAGHHLYLDGWEEFNSIVLAEMEEVNQRERSRQ; encoded by the exons ATGGCGTCAGAATCACTCAACTCGTCCCACGAGGACGTCCATGGGCGCCACCAGCGCCCAGGTGAAAATAACCCAGAGAGGACCTCGGGAAGTCCACACGCGACTCAGGCTGCCGGTGCGGCTGCGGCGCGCGCATTTTTCCCGTTGGGATACCGCGAAGGCTTCAGTCAATGG TGGGCTCGTATACCTGCAGCAGCAGCCGAACATAAAGTGCTCTCTTATCTGCCTTACTTGCATCACCAGCCCCCCACCCACCTCCAAACTGGAAAGACGACAGAGCTCCCTAATGGCACTACCCCGATCAGTCTCGAGAGTGCAGACCCTAATCAGCTGGGTGAAGTAACCACCAACTCCCTTGATGACCCCTACGGCCCTCGCCGATGGCGCTCAAGCATGGTAGAACTGAGCGGGAAAGACCGCGCGCTCAATGAGTTCTCGGTGGAGAGAATCGGCGAGGAATCAGACCAACACTTGGTCATGCTGCACGGCTACGGCGCCGGACTTGGCTTCTTCTATAAAAATTTCGAGCCACTGAGTCGGTTGAAAGGCTGGCAACTTCATGCCCTAGACATGCTAGGCATGGGCCGGAGTACTCGACCTTCATTTAAAATTAAGGCAAAGGAAAGAGAAGACGCCATCAGGGAGGCCGAGGCTTGGTTTGTGGATGCCTTAGAGGAATGGCGCATCAAACGCAAGATTGATCGCTTCACTTTGCTTGGACACAGCCTCGGCGGGTACATGGCGGTTGCCTACGCGCTGAAATACCCCGGTCATCTGAACAAGCTTATCCTAGCATCCCCAGTTGGCATCCCAGAGGACCCATACGCTATCGCTGCAGATGTTGCCGAGCCTCCGGCATCCACGTTGTCCAACGAGCTTACTCAAGACGAGCGAGATATTACTTCATCTGCTGCCATTCCGGGAACAGCACCAAAGGCAGCCGACGGTAGCTTTATCACTGGGCGCCAACCACTTTCGGCTGGTTCCGTTCCACCTCCAGCCCCGCGACGGAATCTCCCCAAGTGGTTTTCGTATTTGTGGGACGCCAATATCTCCCCCTTCAGTCTGGTGCGTTGGGCCGGTCCTTTAGGGCCACGTCTCGTGTCCGGATGGACTTCTCGTCGGTTTTCCCACCTACCAGCCGAGGAAGCTAAGGCACTCCACGACTATTCATACTCGATCTTTAGTCTTCGCGGCAGCGGCGAGTATGCCCTAGCATACATTCTTGCCCCCGGTGCTTTTGCTCGCAGTCCTCTGATCCACCGTGTCCACGGCCTCGGAAGACAACTGATTCATCCAGTTGCTGCCGCTACCACTTCGTCAACGCCCTCTGATAAAGAACCCGCCCCCACCGCCGCTACTTCATCGGAATTCTTGGCGCCCGCTCGGCGCGAGAATGGTCTCCCCGTCGTATTCATGTATGGTGATCACGACTGGATGGATGTCTCAGGTGGtcatgcagcagcagctaagttggaagaagaaaagcgcAAAGTCCTAGAAAAGGCAACCCCAGAGGAGCAGCGTGCCGATGAAGGTTCCTCAAGGGTAGTCGTCGTGAATAAAGCTGGCCACCATTTGTACCTCGATGGCTGGGAGGAGTTCAACAGTATCGTGCTGGCCGAGATGGAAGAGGTCAACCAGAGGGAGAGAAGCCGTCAGTAA
- a CDS encoding Cut9 interacting protein Scn1, putative translates to MPENEPFPWDIGVHDAHCHPTDTLASVADIPQMKATTLTIMATRGEDQDLVQQTAVLLSAKKTQSTADRVVPCFGWHPWFSHQILDDTAQPSAGQNPVEHKSAHYATVLAPSPVDDQPFIDLLPVPKLLSELISETRNRLQQFPNALVGEVGLDRSFRLPSPWIPTDIENRDDQLTPGSREGRRLSNYRVKPEHQRTVLKAQLQLAGEMNRAVSLHSVQAHGGVFEVLKELWAGHERVVLSRRKRDKQRDAEGAVSDDDDGDDDKTPDGSRSTEASDLNGKPYRPFPPRICMHSYTGSVEPIRQFLHRSNPSDVYFSFSKVINFSGTAGKKVGDVVKALPEDRILIESDLHVAGAQMDEVLEDVVRQVCQLREWELRHGAQMLADNWRRFVFG, encoded by the coding sequence atGCCAGAGAACGAACCCTTCCCTTGGGACATTGGTGTTCACGATGCCCACTGCCACCCCACCGACACATTGGCCTCAGTGGCCGACATCCCGCAGATGAAGGCGACAACACTGACAATCATGGCGACGCGCGGAGAAGACCAAGATCTCGTACAGCAAACAGCGGTGTTACTCTCAGCAAAGAAAACCCAATCAACAGCAGATCGCGTAGTCCCCTGCTTCGGCTGGCACCCGTGGTTCTCGCACCAAATCCTGGACGACACTGCACAACCATCAGCAGGACAAAACCCAGTCGAGCACAAATCCGCCCACTACGCCACCGTCCTAGCACCATCTCCAGTGGATGACCAGCCGTTCATTGATTTACTTCCTGTCCCCAAGCTCCTCTCAGAACTAATATCCGAAACTCGGAACCGACTCCAACAGTTCCCGAATGCGCTAGTTGGCGAAGTAGGCTTGGACAGGTCATTCCGACTCCCGAGTCCATGGATTCCAACCGACATTGAAAACAGAGATGACCAGCTTACCCCCGGCTCACGCGAGGGCCGACGTCTCTCAAATTACCGCGTCAAGCCGGAACACCAGCGCACCGTGCTGAAAGCGCAGCTACAGCTAGCGGGAGAAATGAACCGTGCCGTCTCGCTGCATAGCGTACAAGCCCACGGCGGAGTCTTCGAAGTGCTGAAGGAGCTCTGGGCAGGGCATGAACGGGTTGTGCTATCGCGACGGAAGAGGGACAAGCAGCGGGATGCGGAAGGCGCTGTATCTgacgacgacgatggtgatgatgataagACGCCGGATGGATCTCGGTCCACTGAAGCTTCCGACCTAAATGGGAAACCGTATCGGCCATTTCCGCCTCGTATTTGCATGCACTCTTATACCGGTTCTGTTGAGCCTATCCGCCAGTTTTTACATCGGTCGAATCCGTCGGATGTTTATTTCTCGTTCTCGAAAGTTATCAATTTCTCCGGTACTGCCGGGAAGAAGGTTGGTGATGTTGTCAAGGCTTTGCCGGAGGATCGAATTCTTATCGAAAGTGATCTCCATGTTGCGGGTGCCCAGATGGATGAGGTGCTGGAAGATGTGGTACGACAGGTTTGTCAGCTACGTGAATGGGAGTTGCGGCACGGTGCCCAGATGCTGGCCGATAATTGGCGGCGGTTTGTGTTTGGCTAG